In a single window of the Carassius carassius chromosome 26, fCarCar2.1, whole genome shotgun sequence genome:
- the zbed4 gene encoding zinc finger BED domain-containing protein 4, giving the protein MDGEDGLSEKTEDISHEHNGSKDNKRIEAKGTCLKIEGKDGYVFKSYRITPQEVLEADPHTCPSETLAKDSSLVSLSFEGTEEDGSSEVDGLSTEDSTAESCEKHDSQTSPTVSSKSQNTEINNSEIETSICVKEEPNVTGEIAQDDEKLSFDGAFGPFATRGYDDAYGSLFSGYSSTLYDVAMDAVTQSLLSSIRSPLNPRKKSPAWNHFFISPRDSTKAICMYCMKEFSRGKNEKDLSTSCLMRHVRRAHPTVLLQDSDSVNNLSNNSSLIPPNISPNNGDLSVCIKPPTDNLTPLSSILAEATDIVSKDSLQKVKPKAEKSVKSDSSVVPSPHSLNNHNDDATDLSECPGSAPKSSSSRRRSAVWKHFYLSPADSSKAVCIHCMNEFSRGKNGKDLGTSCLIRHMWRAHRDIVIEENGQGSGIPPPYTTSPTLLSRTQDSTEVKKEFLCTSHRTDAISDEVPNDDSENMILEDEANDATYQSGQESSLDASFSLKGENIPLSSSPEEHSEGHSISQDQNSVFQQNKKIMKRVKSEVWHHFIVSPVDQLKALCRYCPCVISRGKRGDFGTSCLMRHLMRRHPDVLKTQKSTNDKVSVPQSPHCTLAAEDNMTTSATDSPAAENKHHTLPVFSKKTSKLWNHFSISSADPTKVVCLHCSRTISRGKKTTNLGTSCLFRHMQRFHGHVLENNSNNSGDVSSAEIKVKQELMDVSTYEENAEKFSECHPAAKKITKLIAEMLALDLQPSTVVENVGLNRLLEYLQPQYSLPSSSYFTNTAIPEMYGSVKEVVLTHLKEAEGGIIHFTTSVWVSSQTQEYLIVTAHWVTFESQVLPQGQDFHCSALLGVSSIDCDYNVLNIQKQLEYLWDTWIGSSGLKIGFIVTDNQTIGSILESSDHTTMQCFVHSIDLIVNEAIKSQRMVQNLLSIARKICERVHRSAKAKEKLGELQKTYQLPENQLVQDVPSKWKTSYFMLERLVEQKKAIDEMSIECNFRELISCDQWEVMQSVCNALKPFEVSCREMSSRTATLGQVIPLIHILNRKIDMLFDETMGIDNMLKSLKEAMVTKMSPTLHDPRYIWATMLDPRYKTSLFTEEEAEQCKHDLIQELEVSASNSVETKPPLSNGCSEIPASSNSLASNNENLWALMDDIRQKIKQEEKPKSLELAVLEYLEEDILDQSCDPLDYWNLKKLLWPELAKVAVRYVGCPPSIVPADTLFSTSSVNCALNQSRPLLENLEGLLFLKVNLPLIYFQY; this is encoded by the coding sequence ATGGATGGAGAGGACGGCCTTTCAGAGAAGACTGAGGATATAAGCCACGAGCATAATGGCTCCAAAGATAACAAGAGAATAGAGGCCAAAGGAACCTGTTTAAAAATAGAAGGGAAAGATGGTTATGTGTTTAAATCATACAGAATAACTCCTCAAGAGGTACTGGAAGCAGATCCCCACACTTGTCCTTCTGAGACACTGGCAAAAGATTCCTCTTTAGTGTCTTTGTCATTTGAGGGCACAGAGGAAGATGGATCTTCTGAGGTCGATGGGCTCTCAACAGAGGATTCAACAGCAGAAAGTTGTGAAAAGCATGACTCTCAGACATCTCCAACTGTTTCAAGTAAGAGCCAgaacactgaaataaataattcagaaATTGAAACAAGTATTTGTGTCAAAGAAGAACCAAATGTAACGGGTGAAATCGCTCAGGATGATGAAAAGTTATCATTTGATGGGGCCTTTGGCCCCTTTGCCACCAGAGGTTATGATGATGCTTATGGTAGCTTGTTCAGTGGCTACTCAAGTACTCTGTATGATGTTGCAATGGATGCTGTCACACAAAGCCTTCTATCATCCATTAGAAGTCCCCTCAACCCTAGAAAAAAATCCCCTGCTTGGAACCATTTTTTCATATCACCACGTGATAGTACCAAAGCaatctgtatgtactgtatgaaagAGTTCAGCCGAGGTAAAAATGAGAAAGATCTCAGTACTAGTTGTTTAATGAGGCATGTGCGAAGGGCTCACCCCACTGTTCTTCTGCAAGACAGTGACTCTGTAAATAATTTGTCCAATAATTCATCTTTAATACCTCCCAATATATCACCAAACAATGGAGACTTGTCTGTATGCATCAAGCCTCCTACAGACAACCTTACTCCACTGTCCTCTATTCTAGCTGAGGCCACAGACATAGTGTCCAAAGACTCTTTACAAAAGGTCAAACCAAAAGCAGAAAAGAGCGTCAAGAGTGACTCTAGTGTGGTTCCATCCCCACATTCCTTAAACAACCATAATGATGATGCCACAGACTTGAGTGAATGCCCTGGATCAGCCCCTAAGAGCTCAAGTTCCCGGCGGCGCTCAGCAGTGTGGAAACACTTTTATTTATCCCCTGCTGACAGCTCAAAAGCAGTGTGTATTCACTGCATGAATGAATTCAGCCGTGGCAAAAATGGGAAAGATTTGGGGACAAGCTGCCTTATTCGCCACATGTGGCGGGCCCATCGTGACATAGTCATTGAAGAAAATGGACAGGGCTCAGGCATTCCTCCACCTTACACCACTTCACCAACATTGCTGTCGCGCACACAAGACTCCACAGAGGTCAAAAAGGAATTTCTCTGTACCTCGCATCGCACTGATGCCATATCAGACGAAGTGCCGAATGATGACAGTGAGAACATGATTCTTGAGGATGAGGCAAATGATGCTACATATCAATCTGGACAAGAGTCCTCACTTGATGCATCTTTTAGTCTGAAAGGGGAAAATATACCTCTGTCATCCTCGCCAGAGGAACACAGTGAGGGGCATAGCATATCCCAAGATCAGAACTCAGtttttcaacaaaacaaaaaaattatgaaacgAGTGAAATCAGAAGTATGGCATCATTTCATTGTCTCTCCTGTTGACCAGCTCAAAGCTTTGTGTCGGTATTGTCCCTGTGTTATAAGCCGTGGTAAACGAGGGGACTTTGGCACAAGCTGTTTAATGAGACATTTAATGCGACGGCACCCTGATGTTCTCAAAACCCAAAAAAGCACAAATGACAAAGTTTCCGTGCCTCAGTCTCCCCATTGTACTCTTGCTGCAGAGGATAACATGACAACAAGTGCAACGGACAGCCCTGCTGCTGAGAACAAACACCACACCCTGCCTGTTTTCAGCAAAAAGACTTCAAAGCTATGGAATCACTTTTCTATTTCCTCAGCGGACCCAACAAAGGTGGTCTGTTTGCACTGTAGCCGCACAATTAGCAGAGGCAAAAAGACAACCAATTTAGGCACTAGTTGCTTATTTAGGCACATGCAGAGATTTCATGGGCATGTGCttgaaaataatagtaataactcAGGTGATGTGTCATCTGCTGAAATTAAAGTTAAGCAGGAGCTCATGGACGTTTCTACTTATGAGGAGAATGCAGAGAAGTTCAGTGAATGCCACCCAGCTGCCAAAAAAATCACCAAACTCATTGCTGAAATGCTTGCACTGGATCTTCAGCCATCAACTGTAGTGGAAAATGTTGGCCTGAACCGACTACTGGAATACCTCCAGCCACAGTATTCTCTTCCTTCGTCATCCTACTTTACTAACACAGCAATCCCAGAAATGTATGGAAGCGTGAAAGAAGTAGTTCTGACCCACCTCAAGGAGGCTGAAGGTGGAATTATTCATTTCACGACAAGTGTTTGGGTCAGCAGCCAAACTCAAGAGTACTTGATTGTTACAGCCCACTGGGTAACATTTGAGTCTCAAGTTCTGCCTCAAGGGCAAGATTTCCACTGCTCAGCCCTCCTTGGTGTTTCTTCAATTGACTGTGACTACAATGTGCTGAACATACAGAAGCAGCTTGAATATCTTTGGGACACCTGGATTGGTTCTTCAGGCCTTAAAATTGGATTTATTGTAACAGATAATCAAACTATTGGAAGCATACTAGAGAGCAGTGATCACACCACCATGCAGTGCTTTGTTCATAGCATAGACCTCATTGTTAACGAAGCCATAAAAAGTCAGAGGATGGTTCAGAACTTGCTTAGTATTGCTCGGAAAATCTGTGAGAGAGTGCATCGTTCTGCTAAAGCAAAGGAGAAGTTGGGAGAGCTGCAAAAAACTTACCAGTTACCTGAAAACCAGCTGGTTCAGGATGTTCCCTCTAAGTGGAAAACATCATATTTTATGCTTGAGCGATTAGTAGAGCAAAAGAAAGCCATTGATGAGATGTCAATAGAGTGTAATTTCAGGGAACTGATAAGCTGTGACCAGTGGGAAGTAATGCAGTCAGTCTGCAATGCTCTTAAGCCTTTCGAGGTATCCTGCAGGGAGATGAGCAGTCGCACAGCAACTCTAGGTCAGGTCATTCCACTCATTCATATACTCAACCGAAAAATAGATATGCTTTTTGATGAGACCATGGGTATTGACAATATGCTCAAGTCTTTAAAGGAAGCAATGGTGACTAAAATGTCACCTACACTTCATGACCCCAGGTACATATGGGCAACCATGTTGGACCCAAGGTATAAGACCTCCCTTTTTACTGAGGAAGAAGCAGAGCAGTGTAAGCATGACCTCATACAAGAGCTTGAGGTGTCTGCATCTAACTCTGTGGAGACTAAACCACCATTGTCAAACGGATGCAGTGAAATACCAGCTTCATCAAACAGCTTGGCCTCAAACAATGAAAACCTCTGGGCTCTTATGGATGACATTAGACAGAAAATCAAGCAGGAGGAGAAACCAAAATCATTGGAGCTTGCAGTGCTGGAGTATTTGGAGGAAGACATTCTTGACCAGAGTTGTGATCCTCTGGATTATTGGAACCTAAAGAAGTTACTGTGGCCTGAACTTGCCAAAGTAGCTGTACGCTATGTGGGTTGTCCACCCAGCATTGTACCAGCAGACACACTTTTTAGCACATCAAGTGTCAACTGTGCCCTGAATCAGTCCCGGCCATTGCTAGAAAATCTTGAAggacttctttttttaaaggtcaACCTTCCTTTGATATATTTTCAGTACTGa